The following nucleotide sequence is from bacterium.
AACGCGGTCAAACCCCTGGACATCAAGTTCGGCCTGAACCAGACGGTTTTGCAGGGGACCAGCATAACGGTCAAGCCGAATTATTTCGAGGCGGTCAGCGACAAGCCGCTCAGTGTACAAACCCAGACTTACGCTGAACTGCGGCGGCTGCCCGGGGGTCTTGAAGACGTGGTGCGCGCCATATCCATCCTGCCGGGTGTGGCCCAGGCTCAGAACGGCCGCAATGACCTCATCGTGCGCGGCGGCGCGCCTTCTGAGAACCTGTACGTGATCGATGGGATCGAAGTACCGAACATCAACCACTTCGGCACGCAGGGAGCAACCGGCGGCCCGCTCAGTTTCGTCAATCTGGACTATGTGGCTAACACCACTTTTTCCACAGGTGGCTATGGCGTGCGTTACGGCGATCGTCTCTCCTCTGTCACTACGATCGAATTGCAGGATGGCCGTGAGGACCGCTGGGGCGGAAAGGCCACGGTCTCCGCTTCCCAATTCGGCCTCAATCTCGAAGGACCGGTGAGCGAAAAGGGCACGCTGGTTTTTTCCGCCAGACGAAGTTATCTCGACTTTATCTTTAAAGCCGCAGGCTTTGCCTTTGTGCCGCAATATTGGGATTTTCTCATCAAGAGTGAATACCAACTCAGCCCCCGCGATCAACTTTCCTTCACCGCGCTGTCCGCCATCGACGATGTCAAACTCTTTAACGACACTGCGGAAAAGCGCTATGACAATTCACGGGTCATCGCCAGCGATCAGTACCAGGCGGTGGCCGGATTGACCTGGCGGCGATTGTACCGGTCAGGTTATTCCACGGTTACGCTGAGCAACAACCGATTTCGCTACAATCTGGTCCAGTCCGATACGCTGCAGAATCCCATTTTCAAGAACAACTCGCTGGAGCGCGAGACCCTGTTGACCGCGAATCTGGTCTGGAAGCCACGCAAACGAACCGAGACCACCGCCGGCGTCCAGGCGCGCGCGGTCCTGTTCGACAGCGAAGTCAAACTGCCGCTGTTCGTCACTCCCTACGGCCGTATGCTGGAGGTGGACGCGCTGCTGGATACTACGGCGGTTAAGACGGCCGCCTGGCTGCAGCTAGTGCAAAAGATCGGACCTTTCACGCTGACGGCAGGGGGGCGCTTGGACCATTTTAATCTGATCGATCAGGGCACTGCTTTTTCCCCGCGAGTGACCGTGGAGTATGACTGGCGGGCTCTCACCAAGTTCAGCGTCAGCGCCGGCCGCTATCACCAGGCGCCGGCCTACATCTGGCTGGTCGCTCATCCACAGAATCGCGCGTTGCGGCAGATTCAGGTGGATCAATACATTCTCGGCGTTCAGC
It contains:
- a CDS encoding TonB-dependent receptor plug domain-containing protein; amino-acid sequence: NAVKPLDIKFGLNQTVLQGTSITVKPNYFEAVSDKPLSVQTQTYAELRRLPGGLEDVVRAISILPGVAQAQNGRNDLIVRGGAPSENLYVIDGIEVPNINHFGTQGATGGPLSFVNLDYVANTTFSTGGYGVRYGDRLSSVTTIELQDGREDRWGGKATVSASQFGLNLEGPVSEKGTLVFSARRSYLDFIFKAAGFAFVPQYWDFLIKSEYQLSPRDQLSFTALSAIDDVKLFNDTAEKRYDNSRVIASDQYQAVAGLTWRRLYRSGYSTVTLSNNRFRYNLVQSDTLQNPIFKNNSLERETLLTANLVWKPRKRTETTAGVQARAVLFDSEVKLPLFVTPYGRMLEVDALLDTTAVKTAAWLQLVQKIGPFTLTAGGRLDHFNLIDQGTAFSPRVTVEYDWRALTKFSVSAGRYHQAPAYIWLVAHPQNRALRQIQVDQYILGVQRILKDDVKLNLEGYYKEYARYPASLLQPWLVMANTGAGFGGSEDGFASFGLEPLVSRGSGWARGLELFLQKRMAEVPHYALLSISYNESKFRGLDGVLRPSTFDQRWIINFGGGYIPNNRWEISAKFRLATGRPYTPFDANYNKPAELYNTQRIGVNHSLDLRVDRRWSVGKMYLITYVDIQNIYNRPFNDIPRWNSFKQELDATSSIGILPSIGLSAEF